In Zonotrichia leucophrys gambelii isolate GWCS_2022_RI chromosome 6, RI_Zleu_2.0, whole genome shotgun sequence, one genomic interval encodes:
- the LOC135449587 gene encoding steroid 17-alpha-hydroxylase/17,20 lyase yields the protein MALLGALLLALALLCTWRLARRRDTLPMATATGLGRPRSLPALPLVGSLLQLAGHPQLHLRLWRLQGQYGSLYALWMGSHYVVVVNSYRHAREVLLKKGKDFAGRPRTVTTDLLSRGGKDIAFASYGPLWKFQRKLVHTALSMFGEGSLALERIICREAASLCETLSAAQDTALDMAPELTRAVTNVVCSLCFNSSYRRGDPEFEAMLEYSQGIVDTVAKESLVDIFPWLQIFPNKDLTLLKKCLQVRDQLLQQKFTEHKEAFCGDTVKDLMDALLQVRLSAENSSPLEPGLELTDDHLLMTVGDIFGAGVETTTTVLKWAVLYLLHYPEIQRKIQEEMDHKIGLVRHPHLSDRPLLPYLEATISEVLRIRPVSPLLIPHVSLADTSIGEYSIPKGARVIINLWSVHHDEKEWDKPEEFNPGRFLDEQGQHIHSPSPSYLPFGAGIRVCLGKVLAKMELFLFLAWVLQRFTLECPEDQPLPSLEGKFGVVLQVQKFQVKARLREAWRAAS from the exons ATGGCGCTGCTGGGcgccctgctgctggccctggccctgctctgcacctggCGGCTGGCGCGACGGAGGGACACCCTGCCGATGGCCACGGCCACGGGGCTGGGGCGCCCACGGAGCCTGCCGGCCCTGCCGCTGGTGGggagcctgctgcagctggccgggcacccccagctccaccTGCGGCTGTGGCGCCTGCAGGGCCAGTACGGCAGCCTGTACGCCCTCTGGATGGGCTCCCACTACGTGGTGGTGGTGAACAGCTATCGGCACgccagggaggtgctgctcaAGAAGGGCAAAGACTTCGCCGGACGGCCCCGCACC GTGACCACGGACCTGCTGTCCCGGGGGGGCAAGGACATCGCCTTCGCCAGCTACGGGCCCCTGTGGAAGTTCCAGCGCAAGCTGGTGCACACCGCCCTCTCCATGTTCGGGGAGGGCTCGCTCGCCCTCGAGAGGATCA TCTGCCGGGAGGCCGCGTCCCTGTGCGAGACACTGAGCGCTGCGCAGGACACGGCCCTGGACATGGCCCCCGAGCTCACACGGGCCGTCACCAACGTGGTCTGCTCCCTCTGCTTCAACTCCTCGTACCGCCGGGGGGACCCCGAGTTCGAGGCCATGCTGGAGTACAGCCAGGGTATCGTGGACACCGTGGCCAAGGAGAGCTTGGTGGACATCTTCCCCTGGCTCCAG ATATTTCCCAACAAGGACCTGACCCTGCTGAAGAAATGTCTCCAGGTCCGGgaccagctgctccagcagaaatTCACTGAACACAag GAAGCTTTCTGTGGAGACACTGTGAAGGACCTCATGGATGCCCTCCTGCAAGTGAGGCTCAGTGCTGAGAACAGCAGccctctggagccagggctggagctgactGACGACCACCTCCTCATGACAGTGGGGGACATCTTTGGGGCCGGTGTGGAGACCACCACAACTGTGCTCAAATGGGCTGTGCTCTACCTGCTCCACTACCCTGAG ATCCAGAGGAAGATCCAGGAGGAAATGGACCACAAGATCGGCCTGGTGCGTCACCCCCACCTCAGCGACCGCCCGCTGCTGCCCTACCTGGAGGCCACCATCAGTGAGGTGCTGCGCATCCGGCCCGTGTCCCCCCTGCTCATCCCACACGTGTCCCTTGCTGACACCAG CATTGGGGAATACTCCATCCCCAAGGGAGCCAGGGTCATCATCAACCTCTGGTCTGTGCACCACGACGAGAAGGAGTGGGACAAGCCTGAGGAGTTCAATCCTG GCCGCTTCCTGGatgagcagggccagcacatcCATTCACCCTCACCCAGCTACCTCCCCTTCGGAGCTGGGATCCGTGTCTGCCTGGGAAAAGTCCTGGCCAAGATGGAGCTCTTCCTCTTCCTGgcctgggtgctgcagaggtTCACACTGGAGTGCCCTGAGGACCAGCCCCTGCCCTCGCTGGAGGGCAAGTTTGGTGTCGTGCTGCAGGTGCAGAAGTTTCAGGTGAaggccaggctgagggaggCCTGGAGAGCGGCCTCATGA
- the AS3MT gene encoding arsenite methyltransferase, protein MAAPTGQQIHQEVQDYYGKELQKSEDLKTNACITSARPVSKLVRDALERIHEEVVARYYGCGLVIPECLTSCWILDLGSGSGRDCYLLSQLVGEQGHVTGIDMTEGQVEVAKKHIAYHTVKFGYRKPNVEFFHGYMEKLGDAGLADESYDIVISNCVINLAPDKRAVLQEAFRVLKPGGEMYFSDVYASQRLSETIRKHRVLWGECLAGALYWRDLYSIAEEVGFSPPCLVTTSPITIGDKELEGIVGDCRFVSATYRLFKLPAGSRTGPAQVTYNGGIVGHERELVFDANFTFKEGEVMNVDAEMAAILQSSRFAEKFLIRAGGANAAAPQGCCSKGVKEKICDPFQLMERLRAPGPARCPGGTCGPQGAAQS, encoded by the exons A TGGCAGCTCCCACCGGACAGCAGATCCACCAGGAAGTGCAG GACTACTATGGCAAAGAGCTGCAGAAGTCAGAGGACCTCAAAACCAATGCGTGCATCACCTCAGCCAGGCCCGTTTCCAAGCTGGTGAGAGATGCTCTGGAGCGCATCCATGAGGAGGTGGTGGCCAG GTACTACGGCTGCGGTCTGGTGATCCCTGAGTGCCTGACATCGTGCTGGATTCTGGACCtgggcagcggcagcggcaggGACTGCTACCTGCTGAGCCAGCTGGTCGGGGAGCAGGGCCACGTCACTGGCATAGATATGACCGAGGGCCAA gTTGAGGTGGCCAAGAAGCACATTGCCTACCACACGGTTAAGTTTGGCTACCGAAAGCCGAATGTGGAGTTCTTCCATGGTTACATGGAGAAGCTGGGTGATGCCGGACTGGCTGACGAGAGCTACGATATTGTCAT CTCCAACTGTGTGATCAACCTTGCCCCTGACaagagggctgtgctgcaggaggccTTTCGTGTGCTGAAG CCCGGGGGAGAGATGTACTTCAGTGACGTCTACGCCAGCCAGCGCCTCAGCGAGACCATCCGGAAGCACCGGGTGCTGTGGG GAGAATGCCTGGCAGGAGCCCTGTACTGGAGAGACCTGTATAGCATTGCAGAGGAGGTGGGGTTCAGCCCCCCGTGCCTGGTCACCACCAGCCCCATCACCATTGGCGACAAGGAGCTGGAGGGCATTGTCG GCGACTGCCGCTTTGTTTCCGCGACTTACCGCCTGTTCAAGCTGCCGGCTGGCAGCCGGACCGGGCCAGCACAGGTCACCTACAATGGCGGCATCGTGGGGCACGAACGAGAGCTGGTGTTTGATGCCAACTTCACCTTCAAG GAAGGAGAGGTGATGAACGTGGATGCTGAGATGGCTGCGATCTTGCAGAGCTCCAGGTTTGCAGAGAAGTTCCTGATCCGAGCTGGTGGAGCCAACgctgcagcaccacagggcTGCTGTAGCAAGGGAGTGAAG
- the BORCS7 gene encoding BLOC-1-related complex subunit 7 isoform X1: MAAGGAADAQARFGHSVKGLLTEKVTSCGTDVIALTKQVLKGSRSAELLGQAARNMVMQEDAILHSEDSLRKMAIITTHLQYQQEAIQKNVERSSNLQDQLSHLLK; encoded by the exons ATggcggcggggggcgcggcGGATGCCCAGGCGCGCTTTGGCCACTCGGTGAAGGGGCTCCTGACCGAGAAGGTGACGAGCTGCGGCACCGACGTGATCGCTCTCACTAAGCAGGTGCTGAAGGGCTCTCGTAGCGCCGAG CTGCTGGGTCAAGCTGCCAGAAACATGGTGATGCAAGAAGATGCCATCTTGCACTCGGAAGAT AGTTTAAGAAAAATGGCAATAATAACTACTCATCTACAGTACCA gcAAGAAGCAATTCAAAAGAA CGTGGAGCGCTCGTCAAACCTTCAGGACCAGCTGAGTCACTTGCTGAAATGA
- the BORCS7 gene encoding BLOC-1-related complex subunit 7 isoform X2, protein MAAGGAADAQARFGHSVKGLLTEKVTSCGTDVIALTKQVLKGSRSAELLGQAARNMVMQEDAILHSEDVSCVVVLEQQRFWGREERRVVGTVCSRATIAPGALESDTLLQAAGLVARIT, encoded by the exons ATggcggcggggggcgcggcGGATGCCCAGGCGCGCTTTGGCCACTCGGTGAAGGGGCTCCTGACCGAGAAGGTGACGAGCTGCGGCACCGACGTGATCGCTCTCACTAAGCAGGTGCTGAAGGGCTCTCGTAGCGCCGAG CTGCTGGGTCAAGCTGCCAGAAACATGGTGATGCAAGAAGATGCCATCTTGCACTCGGAAGATGTAAGCTGTGTTgttgtgctggagcagcagcgtTTCTGGGGACGGGAGGAGAGGAGGGTGGTAGGAACGGTTTGCAGCCGTGCTACAATTGCTCCCGGAGCCCTGGAGTCAGATACATTACttcaggcagcagggctggtggccaGAATAACTTAG